The following proteins come from a genomic window of Miscanthus floridulus cultivar M001 chromosome 2, ASM1932011v1, whole genome shotgun sequence:
- the LOC136540088 gene encoding uncharacterized protein, whose product MRCPLICFYAIEYHLPDRVARQFGVRQLWPMPMFSTGVDLHKLDRQRNKKIFDWERHHQSYIEEWEEMHDNLDDNNEPHTNREFRRYQAWYQRSTRCRLRLQWTEADYADIESSDDEDTTYDRSTRAGRQVEAGPILDRVGNTLRSSVEEIERVRPRVNDDYILGFLDRLSRRLRRAAGRCGCRTNTTHDVYDPSAGRGALGSSSQAATGDEEEDEEAEDDDDMDKRHDELGPSQLHDAPSTYPTPPLGTRRRRPRDPYTPGTSALGHKGRGKSRRQ is encoded by the exons atgaggtgtcctctaatctgcttctatgctatcgagtaccacctgccagatagggttgcacgccaatttggagtgagacagctttggcctatgcctatgttctcgactggcgttgacttacacaa gttggatcgtcagaggaacaagaagatttttgactgggagaggcaccaccagtcctacattgaggaatgggaggagatgcacgacaacctggacgacaacaacgagccgcacacgaaccgtgagttcaggcggtaccaagcttggtaccagcgttcgacaaggtgcaggctcagactacagtggaccgaagctgactacgccgacatcgagtcctccgacgatgaggacacgacgtacgaccggtccactcgtgcaggaaggcaggtggaggcaggaccgatcttggacagagtg ggcaatacactgagaagctcagttgaagagatcgagcgcgttcggcctagagtcaatgatgactacatacttggcttcctagat aggctgtcacgtcgtctacgccgtgcggctggtcgttgtggttgcaggacaaacacgacgcatgacgtgtacgatccttccgcaggaagaggagccttgggttcctctagtcaagcagctacaggggacgaggaggaggacgaggaggccgaggacgacgatgacatggacaagaggcacgatgagcttgggccctctcagctccatgacgctccatcgacttatcctacaccgcctctaggcactaggcgacgccgtccccgtgacccttacactccaggcaccagcgctctgggtcacaagggtaggggcaagagtaggagacagtga
- the LOC136537260 gene encoding uncharacterized protein: MYMGQFVYCGRRTTLSIGNIPPRHGIFEGTVICNVEHRGGECGAPPLGRSGTTPSSLAPTPTTALGQEALPTEGRPQRTTARATMLGALQCPSSIGGGGAPTARVARTVSSMWDDL, translated from the coding sequence atgtacatgggccagttcgtctactgcggccgccgcaccacgctctccatcggcaacatcccaCCGCGCCATGGGATCTtcgaaggcaccgtcatctgcaacgtcgagcaccgtGGCGGCGAATGTGGTGCCCCTCCGCTGGGGCgttcagggactacgccatcatcattagCTCCAACCCCAACAACGGCGTTGGGACAGGAGGCGCTTCCCACCGAAGGAAGGCCGCAACGAACGACGGCAAGGGCGACGATGCTCGGCGCCCTCCAGTGCCCCTCCTCCATTGGTGGCGGTGGTGCGCCCACAGCTAGGGTGGCTCGCACCGTCTCATCTATGTGGGACGACCTCTAG